From Pseudomonas sp. CCI4.2, one genomic window encodes:
- a CDS encoding AzlD domain-containing protein has protein sequence MSYWWLIFGMTAITFLMRYSLFAWPNLRFPPVVRQGLHYVPTAVLTAIVVPGMLLPDGEHWQLTLNNAFLLAGLATIAIAALSRNLLATIGGGLLVFFLLRWALGQI, from the coding sequence ATGAGTTATTGGTGGCTGATTTTCGGCATGACGGCGATCACCTTTTTGATGCGCTACAGCCTCTTCGCCTGGCCGAACTTACGCTTCCCGCCGGTGGTTCGCCAAGGACTGCACTACGTGCCAACCGCCGTGCTCACCGCGATCGTGGTGCCCGGCATGCTGCTGCCCGACGGCGAGCATTGGCAGCTGACCCTGAACAACGCGTTCTTGCTGGCAGGATTAGCCACCATCGCCATCGCCGCCCTCAGCCGAAATTTACTGGCCACGATTGGCGGCGGATTGTTGGTGTTCTTCCTGCTGCGCTGGGCGCTGGGGCAGATTTAA
- a CDS encoding AzlC family ABC transporter permease yields MSRYQLFSRGLRDSVPMLVGIAPFGIIFGTLAGAGGLSLWQAVGMSLFVYAGSAQFIVVSLMGAGASGVVILLTTFIVNLRHVLYSATLQPQVNELPQRWRVLLAFWLTDETFAVVHRYYLVHGRSALAHWYWLGVASALYACWVGSSLVGVLFGEAVPNMASWGLEFAMLATFIGIVVPLLRNRPQVAAALAAGAVALMTHAWPYKLGLMAAAFSGIAMGVLLERRRTDVTGSSSHEVHS; encoded by the coding sequence ATGTCCCGCTATCAACTGTTTTCCAGAGGCCTTCGCGACAGCGTTCCGATGCTGGTCGGCATTGCGCCCTTTGGCATTATCTTCGGTACGCTGGCCGGTGCAGGCGGTTTGTCGCTGTGGCAGGCGGTCGGCATGTCGCTGTTCGTCTATGCCGGTTCCGCGCAATTCATCGTCGTTAGCCTCATGGGCGCAGGCGCCAGCGGTGTGGTGATTTTGCTGACCACCTTCATCGTCAACCTTCGCCACGTCCTGTACAGCGCCACCCTCCAACCGCAGGTCAACGAATTACCCCAGCGCTGGCGTGTGTTGTTGGCGTTTTGGTTGACCGATGAAACCTTCGCGGTGGTTCATCGCTATTACCTGGTGCACGGGCGTTCAGCGCTCGCCCACTGGTATTGGCTGGGGGTCGCCAGCGCGTTGTATGCCTGCTGGGTCGGCAGCTCATTGGTCGGGGTTTTGTTTGGCGAAGCCGTCCCGAACATGGCGAGTTGGGGATTGGAGTTCGCCATGCTCGCGACCTTCATTGGCATCGTCGTGCCCCTGTTGCGCAACCGACCGCAAGTGGCGGCAGCGCTGGCGGCAGGCGCGGTAGCCCTTATGACCCATGCCTGGCCGTACAAACTCGGATTGATGGCAGCGGCCTTCAGCGGGATTGCGATGGGCGTGCTGTTGGAACGTCGGCGCACCGATGTGACCGGGTCGTCGAGCCACGAGGTGCACTCATGA
- a CDS encoding twin-arginine translocation pathway signal protein: MNSPESLGLSRRSALKVGLCAGAFLSTAGLAASLSGCSASVPASDFNVLRDSDLPFLRALIPVMLEGSLGAVSIQDAVAGTLKNIDASLHGLSPEVQKLTQQLFDVLALPVTRAPLTGIWGRWVNASPEQIRSFLDRWDNSSLSLLRMGHNALLQLVMMAWYSRTQSWAHCGYPGPPTV; this comes from the coding sequence ATGAATAGCCCTGAAAGCCTCGGATTGTCGCGGCGTAGTGCACTGAAAGTCGGCCTGTGTGCGGGCGCTTTTTTGTCCACGGCCGGGCTCGCCGCAAGCCTGAGCGGCTGCTCAGCCAGCGTGCCCGCCAGCGATTTTAACGTGCTGCGCGACAGCGATTTGCCGTTTCTACGCGCGCTGATCCCGGTGATGCTGGAAGGCAGCCTCGGCGCCGTTTCAATACAGGATGCCGTCGCAGGAACGTTAAAAAACATTGATGCCAGCCTGCATGGGCTTTCGCCTGAAGTGCAGAAGCTGACTCAGCAACTGTTCGATGTTTTAGCGTTGCCGGTGACGCGTGCACCGTTAACCGGTATTTGGGGACGCTGGGTCAACGCGAGCCCGGAGCAAATCAGGAGCTTTCTTGATCGTTGGGATAACAGCTCGCTTAGCCTTTTGCGCATGGGCCATAACGCCTTGCTGCAACTGGTGATGATGGCGTGGTACAGCCGAACGCAATCATGGGCGCACTGCGGATACCCCGGCCCGCCGACCGTTTGA
- a CDS encoding TetR/AcrR family transcriptional regulator, whose protein sequence is MAPRIKTRERIVDISLELFNQQGERSVSTNHIAAHMEISPGNLYYHFPNKQAIIAELFAAYETLVDTFLRLPKGRLPGLDDKRFYLFELLDGMWRYRFLHRDLEHFLDADPELAARYRRFSQRCMVHGMAIYGGFVEAGILQMDKVQIESLTLNVWIILTSWVRFLCTTTENATRLSEEALRRGVYQVLMLELGYVTPHARGAVNALCEEFYVPLSRALQEMS, encoded by the coding sequence ATGGCCCCGCGTATCAAAACCCGTGAGCGCATCGTTGATATCAGTCTGGAGCTGTTCAATCAGCAGGGTGAGCGCAGCGTCAGCACCAACCATATTGCGGCGCACATGGAGATTTCTCCGGGCAATCTGTATTACCACTTCCCCAACAAACAGGCGATTATTGCCGAGTTGTTCGCCGCGTATGAAACGCTGGTGGACACCTTTTTACGTCTGCCAAAAGGCCGTTTGCCCGGCCTGGATGACAAGCGGTTTTACCTGTTTGAGCTGCTTGACGGCATGTGGCGCTATCGGTTTTTGCACCGCGACCTGGAGCATTTTCTCGACGCCGATCCAGAGTTGGCCGCGCGTTATAGGCGGTTTTCTCAGCGCTGCATGGTTCACGGCATGGCGATTTATGGCGGGTTTGTCGAAGCCGGCATTCTGCAGATGGACAAAGTGCAGATTGAATCGCTGACCCTGAACGTCTGGATTATCCTCACCTCGTGGGTGCGCTTTCTATGCACCACAACCGAAAACGCCACGCGGCTCAGTGAGGAAGCCCTGCGCCGAGGCGTTTACCAAGTGTTGATGTTGGAGTTGGGTTACGTCACGCCACACGCACGCGGTGCGGTGAATGCATTGTGCGAAGAATTTTATGTGCCGTTGAGCCGGGCGCTGCAAGAAATGAGCTGA
- the rsmD gene encoding 16S rRNA (guanine(966)-N(2))-methyltransferase RsmD, whose protein sequence is MANPRPKGHNGLGQLRIIGGQWRSRRLTFPDAPGLRPTPDRVRETLFNWLAPIIEGARVLDLFAGSGALYLEALSRGASMALALDSSGAAIASLRHNLTALDCTTGQLVHTDALRHLEGQPAEQFDVVFLDPPFHQGLLPAACALLEERNWLAEEAFVYTESEIPPATIGVPGTWRLHREKKAGQVYYALWQR, encoded by the coding sequence ATGGCTAATCCAAGACCTAAGGGCCATAACGGCCTGGGTCAACTTCGCATCATCGGCGGCCAATGGCGCAGCCGTCGCCTGACTTTTCCTGACGCTCCTGGCCTGCGTCCGACGCCTGATCGCGTACGTGAAACCTTGTTCAACTGGCTGGCGCCGATTATCGAAGGCGCGCGCGTACTCGATTTATTCGCGGGCAGCGGCGCATTGTACTTGGAAGCATTGTCCCGTGGCGCGAGCATGGCCTTGGCCCTGGACTCCAGCGGCGCCGCCATCGCCAGCTTGCGCCACAATCTGACCGCCCTTGATTGCACGACGGGGCAGTTGGTACATACCGATGCATTGCGTCATTTGGAAGGCCAACCTGCCGAGCAGTTCGACGTGGTGTTTCTCGATCCGCCGTTTCACCAAGGCCTGCTGCCAGCGGCCTGCGCGCTGCTGGAAGAGCGCAATTGGTTGGCCGAGGAGGCGTTTGTCTACACCGAAAGCGAGATACCACCGGCAACCATCGGCGTCCCCGGCACGTGGCGGCTGCACCGCGAGAAGAAAGCGGGTCAGGTGTATTACGCGTTGTGGCAGCGGTAA
- a CDS encoding hydrolase, whose product MSNDVPIRPALPTPTERFIPALGLGNPHLQTLWGPLWRKKARIERERERMWLADGDFLDLDWYGPNETGTPLVLVLHGLTGSSNSLYVLGLQQVLARQGWASVALNWRGCSGEPNLLPRSYHSGASEDLASVVAHVRAKRPLSLLYAVGYSLGGNVLLKYLGEEGVNSELQGAVAVSVPFRLDQSADRIGQGFSKVYQAHFMREMVAYIRDKQRRFQHEGLSEGLAELSALGSLENMRTFWDFDGRVTAPLHGFVDAQDYYRRASSRYFLGEIRTPTLIIHAADDPFVFLHSLPDPDELSSSTHFELQARGGHVGFVEGSLRNPSYYLERRIPSWLSTAHGVGSQAAH is encoded by the coding sequence ATGAGTAATGACGTGCCTATCCGACCTGCTTTGCCAACGCCCACCGAACGCTTTATCCCCGCCTTGGGCTTGGGAAATCCCCACCTGCAAACCTTATGGGGTCCGCTGTGGCGCAAAAAAGCGCGAATCGAGCGTGAGCGGGAACGGATGTGGTTGGCCGATGGCGACTTTCTCGACCTCGATTGGTACGGCCCGAATGAAACGGGTACTCCACTGGTATTGGTATTACACGGCCTGACCGGGTCATCGAATTCACTGTATGTACTGGGTTTGCAGCAGGTGTTGGCCCGGCAAGGCTGGGCCAGTGTCGCTTTAAACTGGCGGGGTTGTTCCGGCGAACCCAATCTGCTCCCACGCAGCTATCACTCCGGCGCCAGCGAGGACCTCGCCAGTGTTGTCGCCCATGTCCGTGCCAAGCGGCCATTATCGCTGTTGTACGCAGTCGGCTACTCCCTCGGTGGCAACGTCTTGCTCAAATACCTCGGGGAAGAAGGCGTAAACAGCGAGTTACAAGGCGCCGTGGCGGTCTCAGTACCGTTTCGTCTGGATCAAAGCGCCGATCGGATCGGCCAAGGTTTTTCCAAGGTCTACCAGGCGCACTTCATGCGCGAGATGGTCGCCTACATCCGAGACAAACAGCGGCGTTTCCAGCACGAGGGACTCAGCGAAGGATTGGCAGAGCTTTCAGCATTGGGTTCACTGGAGAATATGCGCACGTTCTGGGATTTCGATGGCCGGGTCACGGCGCCATTGCACGGGTTTGTCGATGCCCAAGACTATTACCGCCGCGCTTCGAGCCGCTATTTCTTGGGAGAAATTCGCACGCCCACGCTGATTATTCACGCGGCCGATGACCCCTTCGTGTTTCTTCACAGCCTGCCAGACCCCGACGAACTGTCGTCGAGCACACACTTCGAGCTTCAAGCCCGAGGCGGACATGTCGGGTTCGTCGAGGGTTCGCTGAGAAACCCGAGCTATTACCTCGAACGGCGCATTCCGTCGTGGTTGAGCACGGCCCATGGCGTGGGTTCTCAAGCGGCTCATTAA
- a CDS encoding coniferyl aldehyde dehydrogenase, producing the protein MPAELAYLQASEHTATDLDQRFNVQRQAFAANPMPTAGQRQQWLKTLRTLLSDERQALIDAISSDFSHRSADETLLAELMPSLLGIHYASKHLKRWMKPSRRSVGMAFQPASAKVVYQPLGVIGIIVPWNYPLFLAIGPLVGALSAGNRVMLKLSESTPATGQLLKRLLGQVFPEDLVTVVLGEAEVGMAFSKLPFNHLLFTGATSVGKHVMRAAAENLTPVTLELGGKSPAIVSHDVPLKDAAERIAFGKTLNAGQTCVAPDYVLVPEDRVDAFVEAYRQAIHNFYPTLADNPDYTAIINDRQLARLSSYLTDASSKGANVISLFNESQGRRMPFSVLLNVSDDMTVMQDEIFGPILPIVPYGRIDQAFAYINQRPRPLALYYFGYNKAEQQRVLEQTHSGGVCLNDTLLHVAQDDMPFGGIGASGMGHYHGHEGFLTFSKAKGVFVKQRFNAARVIYPPYGKAIQRLIYKLFVR; encoded by the coding sequence ATGCCCGCCGAACTCGCCTATTTGCAAGCGTCTGAACACACCGCCACCGACCTTGATCAGCGCTTCAACGTCCAGCGTCAGGCCTTCGCGGCCAATCCGATGCCGACTGCAGGTCAGCGCCAGCAATGGCTGAAGACTTTGCGCACGTTGCTGAGCGATGAGAGGCAGGCGTTGATCGACGCCATCAGCAGTGATTTCAGCCACCGCAGCGCCGACGAAACGCTGTTGGCGGAGTTGATGCCGAGTCTGTTGGGCATTCATTACGCCAGCAAACACTTGAAGCGCTGGATGAAGCCGTCTCGACGCAGTGTCGGCATGGCGTTTCAACCCGCCTCGGCCAAGGTGGTATATCAGCCGCTGGGAGTTATCGGGATTATTGTGCCGTGGAATTACCCGCTGTTTCTCGCCATTGGGCCGCTGGTTGGGGCGTTATCGGCGGGTAACCGGGTGATGCTCAAGCTCAGCGAATCCACGCCAGCCACCGGTCAGTTACTCAAGCGGTTGTTGGGCCAGGTCTTTCCCGAGGACTTGGTGACGGTGGTGTTGGGCGAAGCTGAAGTCGGCATGGCCTTTTCGAAGCTGCCGTTTAACCATTTGTTGTTCACTGGCGCCACCAGCGTTGGCAAGCATGTGATGCGCGCGGCAGCTGAAAACCTGACACCGGTCACCTTGGAACTGGGCGGAAAATCCCCGGCCATCGTTTCCCATGACGTGCCACTCAAGGATGCGGCTGAACGGATCGCCTTCGGCAAAACTCTGAACGCCGGGCAAACCTGCGTTGCGCCGGATTACGTGCTGGTTCCGGAAGATCGAGTCGATGCCTTTGTCGAAGCCTATCGCCAGGCGATCCACAATTTTTACCCGACCCTGGCTGACAACCCGGACTACACCGCAATCATCAATGACCGTCAGCTCGCACGGCTTAGTAGCTACCTGACCGACGCCAGCAGCAAAGGCGCAAACGTGATTTCGCTGTTCAACGAAAGCCAAGGTCGACGCATGCCGTTCAGCGTATTGCTCAACGTCAGCGACGACATGACGGTGATGCAGGATGAAATCTTCGGTCCGATTTTGCCCATCGTGCCCTACGGCCGTATCGACCAAGCGTTTGCCTACATCAATCAGCGACCACGCCCGCTGGCGTTGTACTACTTTGGATACAACAAAGCTGAGCAACAGCGGGTATTGGAGCAGACACATTCCGGTGGCGTCTGCCTGAACGACACGTTGTTGCACGTCGCTCAGGATGACATGCCGTTCGGCGGCATCGGTGCTTCGGGCATGGGTCACTACCATGGTCATGAAGGTTTTCTAACGTTCAGTAAGGCCAAGGGTGTGTTCGTCAAACAACGCTTTAACGCCGCACGGGTGATCTATCCGCCGTATGGGAAGGCGATTCAACGGCTGATCTACAAACTGTTTGTTCGCTGA
- a CDS encoding sulfurtransferase, with translation MSIAQLISPEQLAARLGEPGLVILDCRFALEDPEYGHSSYAEGHIAGALFADLERDFSGSVIKGVTGRHPLPSPADLTRRLQAWGVNQDSDIVLYDDAPGAFAARGWWLLAWLGKRDGVYLLDGGLKAWHAAGQKLSLDVPDVQKGAFAGHADESLLVSAEALQARLGQPEMTLIDARAEPRFRGEVEPIDPVAGHIPGAVCAAFNENLGPDSRFLPAAQLKQRFAAKLEDRSPDDLVAYCGSGVTACQNLFALSLAGYPLGKLYAGSWSEWITDPTHEITTGA, from the coding sequence ATGTCTATTGCGCAATTGATCAGCCCGGAACAACTGGCTGCCCGCCTGGGGGAACCAGGGTTGGTGATTCTGGATTGCCGCTTCGCCTTGGAAGACCCGGAATATGGCCACAGCAGCTATGCCGAAGGGCATATTGCCGGTGCGCTGTTTGCAGATCTGGAACGTGACTTTAGCGGTTCGGTGATTAAGGGTGTGACCGGCCGGCATCCGTTGCCGAGCCCGGCTGATTTGACCCGGCGCTTGCAGGCGTGGGGCGTTAATCAGGACAGCGACATCGTGCTTTACGACGATGCTCCCGGTGCATTCGCCGCGCGGGGCTGGTGGCTGTTGGCATGGCTGGGCAAGCGCGATGGCGTGTATTTACTCGATGGCGGATTGAAAGCCTGGCATGCGGCGGGTCAAAAACTCAGTCTGGATGTGCCCGACGTTCAAAAGGGAGCGTTCGCCGGGCATGCAGACGAGTCGTTGCTAGTAAGCGCAGAAGCGTTGCAAGCGCGTTTGGGCCAGCCGGAAATGACGTTAATCGATGCTCGCGCCGAACCGCGTTTCCGGGGTGAGGTTGAGCCGATTGACCCCGTCGCCGGGCATATCCCCGGCGCAGTGTGTGCCGCGTTCAACGAAAACCTCGGCCCGGACTCTCGCTTTCTCCCGGCAGCACAACTCAAGCAGCGTTTTGCGGCAAAACTGGAAGACCGCTCACCCGACGATCTGGTGGCGTATTGCGGTTCAGGGGTAACGGCGTGCCAAAACCTCTTTGCACTGAGCTTGGCCGGCTATCCACTGGGCAAGCTGTACGCCGGATCGTGGAGCGAGTGGATTACCGACCCAACCCATGAAATCACCACGGGGGCGTGA